The DNA sequence tgcactggcacagcagatctatgggccgatagtcatttggtgatagtgatacatagatttgcgtgtcatcagcatagcaatgatggtcaatattgttattttgcatgatttgccctagtgggagcatgtagatgttgaataaagagggtcctaagatcgaaccttgtgggactccacgtcacgttggttgattatgatacaaagtcgccaatggaaacaaagtagttcctattttgtagggaggacctgaaccaatttaagacggagcctgaaagccccacccagttttctaacctgtccagaagtaatgtatggtctacagtgtcgaatgcagcactgaggtcaagtagcattagtattgagattttgccagagtctgtgttaagacggatgtcgtttacaactttaataagggcggtctccgtgctgtgcaggggtcgaaatcctgattggaaggtgtcatagcaaccagttgatgcaaggaagtgattaagttgctggaggacaacttcctcaatgattttacttatgaatggtagatttgatattagtctgtagttgttaataacagaggcatctaggctccgtttttttaaaaggggtttaataactgcagttttcaaagcttttgggaaattgcctgactggagagagttgttaactatctgcaatatgtctgcTGCTTTACTTaaacattttgttttaaaacaatGAAATGACCCATAAAGAAGGTAAATTAACATtgtaatatgaataataatgctTCAATTGACAGAAATGCGCTATTAGTTGGTTTAAATGGCATTATTTTATGTAAAAAGGCTGTATGTTACTTATATTAGATGTAAAGTAACAGTATACAACAATAATTTGATTAATCTGTCAAAACATGTCCAAAAGTTGATTTACCAATTGACAGTAACATTTCTATCCAAGGCATCCATGACTTGGTCAAGTCACCATACATGGATTAGAAACTTAGATTTAACCTCACTGTAAATTAATCCATACTCTATCCAAGGTTTCCAAAACCTGGGTCAAGTAACCATACATCCAAAACATTGATGACAAACTTTGTCAAACCTCACTGGAAATGAATCCATACTCTATCTAAGGCATCCATAATTTGGCCAAATAATCCACACCATTGATAACAAAGCTACATAATAACTTGCATGAAACCTCACTGGATATTAATCCATAACAGTCCGTAACTTGGACAAAGTATCCATAACTTGTGAGCACTTCTTATTCCCTCCACTCGTAGTCTGCAGTTCTGGTGATCAGTGTGAGAACCTTTGGACTGACTGCAAGTTTTCTTTTTGTGGCGTTCCGCTCCACTTTTGATCCCTTGTCTGGATTTATCTTGAAGAGGCACctgtcaaatgaaaaaaaactttaGTCACTGAGGACTGTACtgtaatttaatttaatgtttTCATACATTTGCAATAAGGTTACACAACAGTGTAGACAGAGCTTGCTTTTGTGAAAGAGTGTTTGGACATACAGGGAACTGTGGAATTCAAAGAGGTCAATAATACATTGTCCTACTCGGTGTATGGGTCGATCTTTCATCATTCCATTTCATAACTCAATCAGAAGTAGTACGTGGTAAATCCTCACACCCCTAGCCTTAAGAATAATTCTAACCGCTGAGTTGGATACCTGGGCTTTTTGGCTCAGTGGTTAGAGCGTTCGACTCCCGGTCCCTGGGTTGTAGTAACTGACGAGGTGGCAAGTTCGAGTCCCGTGAGCGTTCGACTTGACCTCGGTTACATACGCTGAAGGTAAAGCACCTGCACCTCCAAAATTTCTTCAGGTTTTTCAGGTTAGTACTGAATTTTTTATCTTTAATTATTAAGATTAAAAAATGTGCACTGAAATCGCATTATTAGGCCTCTGTATCGTTAATGAGGGCAGAGGTGGGCTGCAAgaaaaattgagattttcaagTGGGCCCTGAGTTGACAAAGTTTGGGAACTCTTGTACTAATCATTTCAGCACTTGAGCAGTGCTCAGTTTTACagtatgcattatttatttatatatatatgttttttgaaGAAActagtccaatccttggtcgcttttaactcactttatttgttaaaatatttcggtatggtaactacgaAGCAAAAGGGGGGGAATAGGGGTTATGCGGAGCGCCCAGCGTTCGAACCGGAAAACAGGTGTAAACGGGTCTAATCATTTCCGCTTTTCACTTCCGTACACTGGTTGACTGCAGCGGTAGGTGATCTCCTGGTAACTTCTAAGTTTCGCTTTAGTGTATTCTATTTAGTATTCTATTTCGTGTAATTAAAATTTCATTTTAACATTTGTGAAATTAAAATTTCACaaatgttaaaatgttaaaataccAGAAACGGCAACATCTGAACAGCAGTTTTTGTTGTGTGCCGAGCTGTTCTGTGTCTGGGAAATTTAACTCTAGCGTAAGTTTCCACCAGTTTCCAAAGGATGAGTCAGTTAGGGCGATATGGGTCCGAAACATTCGGCGTGATAAATTCGTTATAAGGAGACACACCACTGTCTGCAGTCGGCATTTTATGCCAGAAGATGTCGTTGAAGGTGGCCGACGCCGTTTGAAACCCGGGGCGATTCCGGTGTTGTTCGCCTGGAACAACTACAACCTGCCGGTCACTCGGCCAAGCGTGTGGCAAAGGACACAGCGgcaagaggaggatgagggtgaGGTGCCGATCGATGCCAGCGTGGCTTTGTGTCACGACTACGATAGCAGACCAGAACCTGCATTTATGGACCTGGCCTACGAAAAAATCCACGCACAGCAGCAGGTCATCATAGAGCTACAGAGGCGACTGGAGGAGGTTTCATTGGGGCAGAAGTTTGGACTTGAAAGATACAAGACCTCCGATGAGGACATCAGGTTTTACACAAGGTAGGAAACGTTAATTCACTTCAGTGAATTCTGCTACTCCTTCTGTGTGTGCCAGTTATTCTGTCAATAAAGCTTCACTACACAGGAAGCTACTAGTTGTGCTAATTTCACATGGCAATCAACATAGTCCACAT is a window from the Gadus chalcogrammus isolate NIFS_2021 chromosome 8, NIFS_Gcha_1.0, whole genome shotgun sequence genome containing:
- the LOC130387055 gene encoding uncharacterized protein LOC130387055 isoform X1; the encoded protein is MPEDVVEGGRRRLKPGAIPVLFAWNNYNLPVTRPSVWQRTQRQEEDEGEVPIDASVALCHDYDSRPEPAFMDLAYEKIHAQQQVIIELQRRLEEVSLGQKFGLERYKTSDEDIRFYTRFASYRHFNAFWLHQVEPVSRRIVRVGQSSSTTVPDETADPPRRPNRCLPLIDELFLFLVYLSLGLKESDLADRFNVHQSTVS
- the LOC130387055 gene encoding uncharacterized protein LOC130387055 isoform X2; its protein translation is MPEDVVEGGRRRLKPGAIPVLFAWNNYNLPVTRPSVWQRTQRQEEDEGEVPIDASVALCHDYDSRPEPAFMDLAYEKIHAQQQVIIELQRRLEEVSLGQKFGLERYKTSDEDIRFYTSYRHFNAFWLHQVEPVSRRIVRVGQSSSTTVPDETADPPRRPNRCLPLIDELFLFLVYLSLGLKESDLADRFNVHQSTVS